Part of the Sesamum indicum cultivar Zhongzhi No. 13 unplaced genomic scaffold, S_indicum_v1.0 scaffold00245, whole genome shotgun sequence genome is shown below.
ACATTTTAAATCTTCAATCTTTATAAGAAGACACTGAAAtcgaaaacaaaaaacattgGTACTTACAAAAGCCATTGATGGCAAACTGAAAGCTTTTCATTTAACCCTGAAAATAACTGGGCGTGTCCATGCTCAGCGCACCCAACGACCTCTCGGCCATGAAGGtgatttgaatcaattttcAAGGTTCAGTTTATGAGNNNNNNNNNNNNNNNNNNNNNNNNNNNNNNNNNNNNNNNNNNNNNNNNNNNNNNNNNNNNNNNNNNNNNNNNNNNNNNNNNNNNNNNNNNNNNNNNNNNNNNNNNNNNNNNNNNNNNNNNNNNNNNNNNNNNNNNNNNNNNNNNNNNNNNNNNNNNNNNNNNNNNNNNNNNNNNNNNNNNNNNNNNNNNNNNNNNNNNNNNNNNNNNNNNNNNNNNNNNNNNNNNNNNNNNNNNNNNNNNNNNNNNNNNNNNNNNNNNNNNNNNNNNNNNNNNNNNNNNNNNNNNNNNNNNNNNNNNNNNNNNNNNNNNNNNNNNNNNNNNNNNNNNNNNNNNNNNNNNNNNNNNNNNNNNNNNNNNNNNNNNNNNNNNNNNNNNNNNNNNNNNNNNNNNNNNNNNNNNNNNNNNNNNNNNNNNNNNNNNNNNNNNNNNNNNNNNNNNNNNNNNNNNNNNNNNNNNNNNNNNNNNNNNNNNNNNNNNNNNNNNNNNNNNNNNNNNNNNNNNNNNNNNNNNNNNNNNNNNNNNNNNNNNNNNNNNNNNNNNNNNNNNNNNNNNNNNNNNNNNNNNNNNNNNNNNNNNNNNNNNNNNNNNNNNNNNNNNNNNNNNNNNNNNNNNNNNNNNNNNNNNNNNNNNNNNNNNNNNNNNNNNNNNNNNNNNNNNNNNNNNNNNNNNNNNNNNNNNNNNNNNNNNNNNNNNNNNNNNNNNNNNNNNNNNNNNNNNNNNNNNNNNNNNNNNNNNNNNNNNNNNNNNNNNNNNNNNNNNNNNNNNNNNNNNNNNNNNNNNNNNNNNNNNNNNNNNNNNNNNNNNNNNNNNNNNNNNNNNNNNNNNNNNNNNNNNNNNNNNNNNNNNNNNNNNNNNNNNNNNNNNNNNNNNNNNNNNNNNNNNNNNNNNNNNNNNNNNNNNNNNNNNNNNNNNNNNNNNNNNNNNNNNNNNNNNNNNNNNNNNNNNNNNNNNNNNNNNNNNNNNNNNNNNNNNNNNNNNNNNNNNNNNNNNNNNNNNNNNNNNNNNNNNNNNNNNNNNNNNNNNNNNNNNNNNNNNNNNNNNNNNNNNNNNNNNNNNNNNNNNNNNNNNNNNNNNNNNNNNNNNNNNNNNNNNNNNNNNNNNNNNNNNNNNNNNNNNNNNNNNNNNNNNNNNNNNNNNNNNNNNNNNNNNNNNNNNNNNNNNNNNNNNNNNNNNNNNNNNNNNNNNtttttttttcttttccttcttttttttcctctctattcattacttttcttctcttttgttttttttcaattttcactttccattttttttcctttcccttAGGGCTAACGATGTATCCGTGTATGCAGCTTGAATACATTAACTCACTTCCATGTCAACTTAAAAGCAACCAAGCCAACACCATGCCCTTGAATGAGTTCAATATCACTTTAGGAAATAACCAAAAAGGGGACAGTCAAGCTTATAACGTGGTttaaccaagaaaagaaaagcaaaggcTCAAAATGAGTTTTTCTATGGGTGAATTCAAGGTAGGCTCTGTTCAAGTCAATGGGTTTTTCCTAAGTGCCCTTATCACTTTCATACACCAATCTAACAAGAATGTGGtctcaaaatgtattacacaagCAAGTTCTAGAATGGACAGACTTAAGTTTGACGCcctcaatcaaaataaatatagatgcACTATTGAAATGGAAGTGCTTTGGCCCAAAAGCTCACACAAAGGGTTTTTGTGTTGATTCTTGAACATTGTTAATTTGATGCAGTCAATGGAACATTGTTaacacaattttcttttttttttgggtttttttaatatgccaCAAGCGTCCGTTTCTCTTACTTATCTCGACTTAAACCAAAATTCCTATTAATCTAAGGGATATCACAAGATGACAATCTGAAAATTCAGCAACTACCACAAgataattcacatatttttctcaagacACACTAACTTCATTAACAAGTTGGTGTTCAATAAAACTTTTCAGccaccaaacaaaaaatttcacatcCCACACATCCACATTCCACacattaataagaatttcaACTTTCAGATTTCCAGCAACACAACCAATTTCGCAAGAATCGTGCTACAATGACTATCCAACCACGTTCCCAAAAACCAATCACAACCACAAAGAACAACATACCTCTCCCCACAACAAGCACATGCATGATGCATTGTCTTCAATCTATGCACAGAAACCCACTCAAACAATGGAACGAAAAGTAAAAAGGGAAGAGAACATGTCCCTGAAAATTGGGATGGTGCCAAGAACGGGGGTTGTATGGTCTGAGCTAGTAACTGTCTCCACATCTCGTACCACAACGCAGCACATCAAATGTATGGTCTGAGCTATTAACTGTCTCCACATCTCGTACAAGAATCTTCTTGGTGTTCAGTTCCTTGACTACAACATGACAATAAAAGGGACCGTTATGAGAAATTACTCATATCCTTTGGTGGTCTAAAGCTTTAAAAGACAAATCCTTGACTGCTCAACACTACActcaaaatagttataatatagaaaaactatGGCCAAGAACACATCATTTTAGGATTCACAATGCAAGACAGTAGTAATTTACTTTGACTGACCATTGCATTGCATGGTACTGTCCAACACCTGCATAACTAGAATCTCTAATGGACTCTTTGGCACACAATTATTGCAGGTAATACTGTTCAGCCTTCCACCCTCTCCCTTGTGCTTGCAATTGGCAAGATCTCACAAGAGAAAGCCCACAAAATAGAAGTAGTAATgcaatatatacttttatttcattgtaattactgcacaagaaaattaatttgatgtactaattgttttttttcctatcTCCATTTCAAAGTTTCGCACATGAAAGAACTTGAGGTTGGTCTTAAAATGGATTGGACACTACATCCATGCATAAACAGAtgccaagaaaacaaaaatattcatctCCACCAGGTTACTATATAATCAAGTGAAAGAGTGCATACTAGTGTATAATgctaacaataatataatctaTCAAATTAGCAAAGctaattcaaaacaaaactCACATGCACTCTAACTTCCCACGATTAACAAAACACCCATCATGGTTTATAGCCGAGTTTCTAAAATTCAGCAAATGGCCAGCGAAGGCTTGGTCATATAACAGATGGTGATGCAtctcataatattatagacATCAACATGCTTTCCAAATATCAAAGGTGAAAATTAGACTCCAAACAAATCAACCTGACATCACCCATTTTTTCAGAGATCCAACCAGCAACATTGAGCTTTACATCCATCCTTGNNNNNNNNNNNNNNNNNNNNNNNNNNNNNNNNNNNNNNNNNNNNNNNNNNNNNNNNNNNNNNNNNNNNNNNNNNNNNNNNNNNNNNNNNNNNNNNNNNNNNNNNNNNNNNNNNNNNNNNNNNNNNNNNNNNNNTGTATAAAAAGTGACTAGTATTCCCCCAAGTAGATATTAGGTATACATAAACATGAGAGATGCACAAGAAATACACCAAACTAAATGAacggaaatatatataaagttataaaCACAAGTACATTGCATGGAATGAGAGAAGGAACTCCAATAGGTACCTTGGATCATGGCTTAGTCACAGTAAACTACACAaactatttatgtaaaaattctGGCTTATAAGTATCAACACTTTTCAACCTACCAACACACTTTTCAACTACGCCATGACCCAGTATACCTAGAGTCATGGCTTAGTCACATTAGACTATACAaactatttatgtaaaaagatTGGCTTGCAAGTATCATCACTTTCCACCTACCTAGACATAGTTCAAAGGAATCTTacacaaattcatttaaacaACATGATAACAATGTTATGGCCCTCAACCAACTTGAAGAGTGACAATGGTGGGGTTCGAAATTcgcatgtaattaaattacaaaaaaaaataccagaATTACCAGGGTAAATAACTCTCCAACACGTTCTGACATAGCTTTGACCCGAACAATTATATGGCTACAGGGCTCCTCCTTCCCTCGAACTGATGGTGTGAAAGGATATACTGATATCCTCCTCCTTCCCTCGAACTGATGGTGTGAAAGGATATACTGATATCCCACCAGCTTTTCTTCCAATTAATTAGTTCAGTTGTACAAAATCCAAATCTTTAGTACCCATCTCCAGCAATGACTAGCTGTTGACACAACATATCACATGAGGttccatttcttgaaaacTAAATCTCCATTACAAGACTGGTAACAACCTTAAGTTTCTACAATTATACTCCAAGAGAGGGGGTAAGGTTACAAAATTACACATGTCCGTAACAATGGCATTCTAAGcacaaaaagaaacaaattaatatccctgggtttctttcttcaaatattaCAGCATAAAGATTTCAAAGCTGTTGTGGTTTTTTCTTAAGTATGTACACTTTCTTCATACTAAAACAAATGGACATTGGTAGCCTTCAGACATTATGCTTTATTCAGCCATTGATGGATGTTTGTGTATACTCATGCTATAtactaataacaaaaagatGTGGGATTAACACATTTTGCTCCGTTCAACATTCATAGAGAGTGCAGAATagctttcaactttttaaattcaagagagaaacaataaaaaatgcagtCTCGAATAAGTTTAAGCCGAGCCTCAGTCTAAACAGCTTGGATCGCTCTGCTTGACTTACTGCCCTGTTGTAGTTGACTTTGGAGGTAATATGCATGGGCACTTCAGACTTATGTACGGTATTTATTGATGGGATGGTGGTTTAGCACATATTCAATAACCAAGAAAGTACTAAAAGTTCAATTTACGATAAATTaacattgtaaaataaaaacaaaaatccaacATTATCATAATTGCACCAAATAATAAGCAATAACCGAACAAAATTGACAATCATGGTTTTTTTACCAAtcgataaaatattaaatttgctagCACAGCTTCATCTTTAAGATGTACCTACTATACTTCTTCCAAAACTACACATTCACATACAaaactatcaataaattttaaaattcaaactgaACCAATGAGAGAGGATGAGAGATATACCTGTTCAGTGACAGACCACTTTGAATTGAAAAACTGGCTGTAAATGCCGTGCAACATTCGCTTCTCAGCTTCTGAAACTGATGATTTAGGCATTTAGCCTTGGATGCCATGGACTCCAGAAGAGCAACCGTGATAATAAAGATCTTTCCAGTTCCACTGCCATCTTCCCTATCCAAGAGCAAATGAACTACTTCAAGTTGTGTGCCAGAAAGAAGTGCTTGAAGGTCCGCTCCACTAAAGCCTTTAGTCCTGTGAGATATAGCTTTCCAAGTTAACATTACTGGCCATTGGTAACTGCATGGAAACAGTCCAATTAGTAATTATGAAACATATGaataattgcaaatatttttcttactaaTGATATATCATCTAGCAAGCACTGCAAagattaataaagaaaatacacCTGGTATCTTGCAGATTACTGATCAAGAGTTACAGACTTAGATTTCCAATCAATCACTCACTAAGACGTCTTgcttttctaaagaaaataaaacaaacaatgaCCTGAAACTCGCAATGCTAGCAATTGAAGACAAAGGCTAGATGAAATTATAGTTCACGTAGAGATGTCaagttaaaaaatcatttccacATCGTGATTATTGTCAGTGACCCTGTTACTAGCAAAGGGCCGTCATAATTATCTGGACAATAAAACTACTCAGCACGATCTCAACCATGGTTTTTCCCTttcatttacttcattttactTGTTCTTAGAATGGGAAGAAGCaacagagaaagaaacaaacaaaatgaagTTCATTGATCTTCAAAGGGAGAATTAGAATGACCTTTGCATTGTTccatattttcaattcataatttaacaataaaacaaCGGAATAAACcaagataaaatgaaatatgagCCAAGGTACAGTCACATTCTGAAGATGGGCAAGATGTAGTTTCAAGAGGACTTAGTtcaattttaagttaataCTTAATGCAGGGCAATCTCTTCTTCAGGCACTGCACCAGCATGACTGATAGTGATAGTGATTGAAATGCCATCctatatattacaatattcaacatcacaaatatatataagcttTTAAAATAGCACTTCTTATTCTTGTATACACACTAAAAGAACATATTTACGGCAAGGCATCTAAGTATAGGGCCACAGCAATCCCCTTACTGGACCAATTCCCTCGCCCCCTCCCGGCAAGCATATTACAACCCTATTAACACATAAGAACCGAGCAAACCCAGCAACACGTCATATAATAGAATGAGTGAAGGGTATGAGGTGCTAAGTTTTAAGCGATTGAGGAGCTCAGGAAAATAGAGTGGAAGAGCCAACGACTAacctaaaattttaagaaaatggaCTATTGTTCAAGAAATCTGAAATTTATTTGCCTCGACACCCTCAACCCCCACTATTGTGTATTTATAAGGTTCCAGGTGTTGCGACGGAACAACAACATCCACCAATTCCAAgatattaattcaaacaaatgtCAACATGGAACAAGACAAATGTCAAAGCCTGTAGAGTTCTTAAACTATTTGATTGACAACAAAGTTCGTTTcctcaaaagaagaaagactTTAGAACATATGTCGGTTTCTATCAACTTATGCTTTGTTTAATTCATTATACAAAGAGAAAACCTGCATTGGTAATAGCTTTAGTAGAAAAGAAGATACATAACAACAATCTACCTTTGGTAACCACTTCCAACTCCAGCTCTTAAGATCATTCCAGAAACAAGAAGTCTAGCAAGTGGATCAAGGAATCTAACCCCCACTGGCCTCAGTCGAAGTGTCCAATGTAGAAAGGGAAAAGGAGCAAAAAAATGGAGACGTTGCAGTCCTGCCGAAGACCGGTGGAGAAAGCCGGGGGATGGTCGGAAAAGAGTCGTGGGGGTGAGGGGACTCCAATGTCGGCGCTGGTCGCCGGCAACGGTGACGGACGGAGAGAAATTGAGCAGATTGGTTGAAAAAGGGGGTTTGTGTTGCAGTCTAAAGACGCGCGTGCGGGCGCGTGGGTGGTGGGAAAATGATGGAGTTGAGCGGCGACGGGCCGCCGGAACAGAAGTGGGTCTCCGGCAGTGGTCGCTTGCCAAAGTGCTTGGAAGTGAAAGATCAATTTTGTTGATGatggaagagagagaggggaaaAACCCCTTTACTAGAGAGAAGAAATGTACACTTCCCAGAAACCTGCGGAGAATACacaaaggaaaatattatttcttttttatctctttatttcttgttttaaatctataattttctgttcctttctttcaaattttttaattcaatttttagtaACAATTGCACAATTTCAACTTTATATAGCTTTTTGcgtgaaattattttacattaacattatattttcAGTGAGAATACGTACATCATATTTTCAGTGAGAATacgtaaaaaaaatacttttttactttaattattattttaaaattaaaaattaaaaataaaagtataaacaaACATGCATAAGAATAAGATTGTCCAAACTCGTCTTCTCTCAGAGTGAGCATGCCACCCACAAAAGGAGCTATCTGtgtaaatatacataaatacaatatatattaaattatttaaaatctataATGATACACAGGTATAGACAAAAGGATACCAATTCAAGACCTAAACCCATTGAACTccaattctcaaattgaaTAGCCTGcctaattatttcaaagtttcaTCAGATCTAGTATTAACATGTTGCATATTTCAGAGACCAAATACAATAGAAAGGTTTTGGGGGTAGCTGATCATATCTTCACAGTAAATtaccaaataaaacaatatttgaGCTGGAGCTCATCACTTTCAATCTTCTTACCCAAactgactaaaaaaaaaaagaatatcacCAATAAAGTCTATTGGAAGATTCgttacaacaaaatatgacatctttttctgaatattaaattactaaaagatcCATTGAATTCTAAAAACCATCATATCTGTCAATTGTGTTTCACATATACTTAGTGTGcaaattagttttaaaaaaaaaaaatatgcttttcaatatttaattcatgtaTCACATACATTTGGcatgtaaattatttcagaataattcatgcttttcaaaaattcatttacacTCCATGTTTCTGATAATCTGCAGTGTCACAACATTACCCACTAAATGTATTAAAACTCATGCACTATGCCTGATCTACCCACAAATTCAGAGCATATGATCTATTATCCTGGTGGTTCTATTACCTAGATCCAAACTAGACCCCACTATTAGCTGACCTTATCCTGCCCATCCTATGCGAGGGTATGGAAGAACTCCTTAATAAGCCTGCATCTACAGTGCAAAGCAGATCAAAGATACATGTGAAACGAAGATACAGAAATCTTCTCAGCAGCTTTAATTTTCTTAGGtctaaataaatcattattcACTTAGTATTCTCGCATGCTAATCAAAAAACTCACGAAACAATCACAATACCTCAAGAAAAGCTTTTAACAAGGACTTGTAAACTACTAATCCTTTTAGAGCTTTTCATTTTGGGGTGCATATTGTTTTTCCTTGTCCTTTTGAAGGAAACATGGAAGATCCCACAGCAAAGGGATTATGACCACAAAGAgattataaacacaaatatatttctggagaaattaaacaaaatagaaCTCAGACCACCTTGAGCAACTTATCATATGAATTCAgaacataatttcttttgctaattATGCACCAGTTCTGTCCCACAAGGTTGGTCTGGCCTTTTATGTTAGTTCATTGCAAATGTTCTATACTTGGATATAAAGCCATTTATCATTTAATCTAAAGGCACCATCtgaattttccaaaccacCATGCAGAAAAGGCAGTACGTCTTCACACAAATCATGATATGGTACAGACCTCAATTTGAAGAACCCGGCCAATTGCTGCTTCTGACTCATTCCAGTTCATCTGTGAACAAAGCCCATTTCTTCCCCCAGCTCGCCAGTCAAGAAGGCCAAGAAGAACTTCCACAAGACCAACCCTACAACAATTATATGCCATGTTACTATTGCATGACACAGAGAACATGCAACAGTAGTTTTATCAAGATGCATATCccaataatattctaaaaacaGACTCAATCACCCACCCATATCTTAGCCCAGGTGACAGATAATTACACATTGTGGGCCGAAAATTACTTTGtatctaataaatactaattgCATGATTTGCATTGCTTATGCACCcatcttagaaaatttatcatgaAAACACAGATGAATTTATGCGCATTGTTGTTTCATTAACCACGTCTGCACATTTCACATGCACAACAATTCTACAACTTAGGGTCTAAAGAGATATTGATGCTCACTTGAGACCCTGTGCAACAAGTGCATCTCTTGCTCGATTCCCTGCAACTACAACACGCTTTAAGGTTTCAAGAGCTAGGATGCTTCCACCTTGCCAACCAATCGCGTTCGACAGAAGTGGAACTACCTGAAGAAAAAGCTCGTCAGAACAATACCAAACCTAGCAACAGATGTTTAATCAGATAAACACATCTTTtgtatgatattttcttggagGGGAAAAAAGGGGGGCTGCTTAAAACCACAGCATACCTGGGAGTAGCTGCCATAGCTTCTGCACAGGTGGTGCTACCTGCAAGCTAATGTAGAACACGTAAACAATTAAGGCGAACTCGCTCCGGAGGAGTTTGTGAATTTTGTTGCGACGAACCATCCTCAGATACATAGGTTTCTGAAGCTATTGTTTCTCTGCTTGCTCCATGGGCTACTGCAGACACAAGTTTGGGCACATAACCAAGATATCCAACATGATCTGCAAGAGCGGGGTACATCCTGAGTAAAGAGACCGGGGCAGCAGAAAGAAGTAGAGGAAGTTCAGTGTCAACAGCTTGGCCATCATATTGTGAGGCGGCAACGGATGTAAGGTACTGATCCAGCAGCCCTTCAAGAAATctcttgggatttctaagtggAAATTTGGGATCTTTCAGGAATAACCTAACATAGATCCCTCCAACCTAGACAGCAATACATGATGTAAGTCATTAAACAGAATTAGCGTTCTTTAGAACATCCATGTA
Proteins encoded:
- the LOC105179945 gene encoding dnaJ homolog subfamily C GRV2-like isoform X1 is translated as MYLRMVRRNKIHKLLRSEFALIVYVFYISLQVVPLLSNAIGWQGGSILALETLKRVVVAGNRARDALVAQGLKVGLVEVLLGLLDWRAGGRNGLCSQMNWNESEAAIGRVLQIELPMASNVNLESYISQD
- the LOC105179945 gene encoding dnaJ homolog subfamily C GRV2-like isoform X2, with the protein product MYLRMVRRNKIHKLLRSEFALIVYVFYISLQVVPLLSNAIGWQGGSILALETLKRVVVAGNRARDALVAQGLKVGLVEVLLGLLDWRAGGRNGLCSQMNWNESEAAIGRVLQIED